A genome region from Halarchaeum grantii includes the following:
- the malQ gene encoding 4-alpha-glucanotransferase produces the protein MNFERTSGVFCHLTSLPGSHGIGDLGAGARDFLDFLDAADQSLWQFCPLGPTTGVHGHSPYSSPSTFAGNPLLLDLHALGDRGWLTDAELEAPDTAEPTHVDYEAVASFKRERLRTAFERFEQSADADASDAFEAFRERERDWLADYALYRALKRAHGGESWTEWPRELRERDPDALAAAREEHADEIRYHAFVQWRFDEQWRALREAARERGIQLLGDVPMYAALDSADVWANREAFAVDTAGDPEAVAGVPPSAGDDGQRWGMPVYDWDSLAADDYGWWVRRLDRLFDLVDVARLDHFKAFDAYWAIPADAASAADGEWHPGPGAAFFERVREDLGDLPFVVEDLGFLDDGVLGLRDRLGFPGMRVPEYADWCAEHHRYKPSDYPRDCVAYTSTHDTDTAAGYYESLDERQRDCFDYALDFERDGSPAWALLDAVWDSPAVVAMTTMPDLLGRGSDARLNTPGTATGNWGWRVEDGALTDDLAARLADVTANARR, from the coding sequence ATGAACTTCGAGCGAACGAGCGGTGTCTTCTGTCACCTCACCTCGCTCCCCGGCAGCCACGGCATCGGCGACCTCGGTGCGGGCGCGCGCGACTTCCTCGACTTCCTCGACGCCGCCGACCAGTCGCTCTGGCAGTTCTGCCCGCTCGGCCCGACGACCGGCGTCCACGGCCACTCCCCGTACAGTTCGCCCTCGACGTTCGCCGGCAACCCCCTCCTCCTCGACCTCCACGCGCTCGGCGACCGAGGGTGGCTGACCGACGCAGAACTCGAGGCGCCCGATACCGCCGAGCCGACACACGTCGACTACGAGGCCGTCGCGTCGTTCAAGCGCGAGCGCCTCCGGACCGCCTTCGAGCGCTTCGAGCAGAGCGCGGACGCCGACGCGAGCGACGCCTTCGAGGCGTTCCGCGAGCGCGAGCGCGACTGGCTCGCCGACTACGCGCTCTACCGCGCGCTCAAGCGCGCCCACGGCGGCGAGTCGTGGACCGAGTGGCCCCGCGAACTGCGCGAACGCGACCCCGACGCGCTCGCCGCCGCACGCGAGGAGCACGCCGACGAGATACGCTATCACGCCTTCGTCCAGTGGCGCTTCGACGAGCAGTGGCGCGCGCTCCGCGAGGCCGCCCGCGAGCGCGGCATCCAGCTCCTCGGCGACGTCCCGATGTACGCCGCGCTCGACTCCGCCGACGTCTGGGCGAACCGCGAAGCGTTCGCCGTCGACACCGCCGGCGACCCCGAGGCCGTCGCCGGCGTCCCGCCGAGCGCCGGTGACGACGGCCAGCGCTGGGGGATGCCGGTCTACGACTGGGACTCCCTCGCCGCCGACGACTACGGCTGGTGGGTGCGGCGCCTCGACCGCCTCTTCGACCTCGTCGACGTCGCGCGCCTCGACCACTTCAAGGCGTTCGACGCCTACTGGGCGATCCCCGCCGACGCCGCGAGCGCCGCCGACGGCGAGTGGCACCCCGGTCCCGGCGCGGCGTTCTTCGAGCGCGTGCGCGAGGACCTCGGCGACCTCCCGTTCGTCGTCGAGGACCTCGGCTTCCTCGACGACGGCGTCCTCGGGCTGCGCGACCGCCTCGGCTTCCCGGGCATGCGCGTCCCCGAGTACGCCGACTGGTGCGCCGAGCACCACCGCTACAAGCCCAGCGACTACCCGCGCGACTGCGTCGCCTACACGTCCACGCACGACACCGACACCGCCGCGGGCTACTACGAGTCGCTCGACGAGCGCCAGCGCGACTGCTTCGACTACGCCCTCGACTTCGAGAGGGACGGGTCGCCCGCGTGGGCGCTCCTCGACGCCGTCTGGGACTCGCCCGCCGTCGTCGCGATGACGACGATGCCCGACCTCCTCGGTCGCGGGAGCGACGCACGCCTCAACACGCCCGGCACCGCGACGGGGAACTGGGGGTGGCGCGTCGAGGACGGCGCGCTCACCGACGACCTCGCCGCGCGACTCGCCGACGTCACCGCGAACGCGCGACGCTGA
- a CDS encoding DMT family transporter, giving the protein MTRRDAALYLALAASWGTAFVATDAALDTVPPVPLAALRFDLAALLLVGVVLATGRSFRPRGWGDWAPILVGGLCNIGLHHALLFAGQRTVPPAVAATLLGLVPVLTPAVTRFARPDERLSALGVAGVLVGFGGVVLIADPDPSNLAASAGVGLVLASAVVWTVGAVFTREDDAELGGLALQAWMLLVGALALDAAAFAVPGQSFAMAAFPPETTLWVLYLAVVPGAAGFLVYFRLLDRLGPIEMGLLEYVIPPFAAVFGWLVLGEGLEASTVGGFLAVLVGFCLVKAGALRRYARARLGG; this is encoded by the coding sequence ATGACGAGACGCGACGCCGCACTCTACCTCGCACTCGCCGCGTCGTGGGGGACGGCGTTCGTCGCGACGGACGCCGCCCTCGACACCGTCCCGCCGGTCCCGCTCGCCGCGCTCCGCTTCGACCTCGCCGCGCTCCTCCTCGTCGGCGTCGTCCTCGCCACCGGGCGGTCGTTCCGCCCGCGCGGCTGGGGCGACTGGGCGCCCATCCTCGTCGGTGGCCTCTGCAACATCGGCCTCCACCACGCCCTCCTCTTCGCCGGCCAGCGGACGGTTCCGCCCGCCGTCGCGGCCACGCTCCTCGGTCTCGTCCCCGTGCTTACGCCGGCGGTGACGCGGTTCGCGCGGCCGGACGAACGGCTCTCCGCGCTCGGCGTCGCCGGCGTCCTCGTCGGCTTCGGCGGCGTCGTCCTCATCGCCGACCCCGACCCGTCGAACCTCGCCGCGAGCGCCGGCGTCGGCCTCGTCCTCGCGTCCGCCGTCGTGTGGACGGTCGGCGCGGTGTTCACGCGCGAGGACGACGCCGAACTCGGCGGCCTCGCGCTCCAAGCGTGGATGCTCCTCGTCGGCGCGCTCGCGCTCGACGCCGCCGCGTTCGCCGTCCCCGGCCAGTCGTTCGCGATGGCGGCCTTCCCGCCGGAGACGACGCTGTGGGTGCTCTACCTCGCCGTCGTCCCCGGTGCCGCCGGCTTCCTCGTCTACTTCCGCCTGCTCGACCGCCTCGGCCCCATCGAGATGGGGCTCCTCGAATACGTCATCCCGCCGTTCGCGGCGGTCTTCGGGTGGCTCGTCCTCGGTGAGGGCCTCGAGGCCTCGACCGTCGGGGGCTTTCTCGCGGTGCTCGTCGGCTTCTGCCTCGTGAAAGCCGGGGCGCTCCGGCGCTACGCCCGCGCCCGGCTCGGCGGCTGA